A genomic region of Fodinisporobacter ferrooxydans contains the following coding sequences:
- a CDS encoding heavy metal translocating P-type ATPase, whose product MTAEKKSVYHITGMTUAGCAAKIERHLQALPELTEVSLHFATAKLMVIGTLSKDQLEKEARKVEQVSFAEEGSAQSLIQLPWYRSQKVWTTGLSLVCLLLGWGFGSFASGRLFLLLSILLGGYSVAKKGLRNVMRLDFDMNVLMTVAVIGALFIGQWKEAATVAFLFSVSEMLESYSMEKARSSIRTLMDLAPKEAIVIRGGREVRLPVEQLAIGDELLVKPGEKLAIDGEIMAGATTINEAAITGESMPVEKQAGDAVYAGTLNQTGTIRMRATALAQDTTLAKITHLVEEAQNQKAPSQTFVDRFAKHYTPIVMSLALMTAFVPPLFFHGDWKHWIYEALALLVVACPCALVISTPVAIVTGIGSAARNGVLIKGGLYLEELGKLKGIAFDKTGTLTKGKPVVMDWDTTSSRSKLEILTLAAMLERGSEHPLAGAILAKADAMGVSSPQMAETMQILVGKGASGRIDGKTYYIGNVRLFHDLHIDLSTVQEEINRIQAQGQTLMLLGDEYEILGWIAVSDQVREQSAAAIQALHHLGIQQIVMLSGDTQQTARAIAERVGIREYYGEMLPEQKLEKLKKLLQTQKKVAMVGDGINDAPALAAATVGISIGKAGTDVALETADVALMSDDVSRIPYAIALGRKALGIIKQNIFLALALKTIAVLLVFPGWLTLWFAIVSDMGATLLVTLNGWRLLRSRP is encoded by the coding sequence ATGACTGCGGAAAAAAAATCGGTCTATCATATAACAGGCATGACCTGAGCAGGTTGCGCCGCCAAAATTGAGCGGCATCTTCAGGCGTTGCCTGAACTGACAGAAGTATCTTTACATTTTGCCACAGCCAAATTAATGGTCATCGGTACGCTTTCCAAAGATCAATTGGAAAAAGAAGCGAGAAAAGTCGAACAGGTTTCCTTCGCTGAAGAGGGTTCTGCCCAATCTTTGATACAGCTTCCCTGGTATCGTTCACAAAAGGTTTGGACAACCGGTTTGTCTCTCGTATGTCTGCTGTTGGGATGGGGATTTGGGTCATTCGCATCGGGACGGCTCTTTCTGCTTCTTTCCATCCTTCTTGGCGGATATTCGGTCGCGAAAAAAGGTTTGCGAAATGTTATGCGCCTTGATTTTGACATGAACGTATTAATGACAGTTGCTGTCATTGGCGCACTGTTCATCGGCCAGTGGAAAGAGGCAGCAACCGTAGCCTTCCTGTTTTCCGTGAGTGAAATGCTGGAGTCGTATTCCATGGAGAAAGCCCGCTCCTCGATCCGGACGTTAATGGATCTTGCGCCAAAAGAAGCCATCGTGATTCGCGGCGGGCGTGAAGTTCGGCTGCCTGTTGAACAACTGGCGATCGGAGATGAACTGCTCGTCAAACCCGGGGAGAAACTGGCAATCGATGGCGAAATCATGGCAGGTGCCACCACTATCAACGAAGCGGCGATTACAGGCGAATCGATGCCTGTCGAAAAGCAGGCGGGCGATGCGGTTTATGCGGGAACCTTGAATCAAACAGGTACCATTCGCATGCGTGCCACAGCTCTTGCACAGGATACTACATTGGCAAAAATCACCCATTTGGTGGAAGAGGCACAAAACCAAAAGGCTCCTTCCCAAACATTTGTCGACCGTTTTGCCAAACATTACACGCCGATTGTCATGAGCTTGGCATTGATGACTGCCTTTGTTCCTCCCCTCTTCTTTCATGGGGATTGGAAACATTGGATATACGAAGCCTTGGCATTGCTCGTCGTCGCTTGTCCTTGTGCACTCGTCATCTCGACACCGGTCGCGATCGTTACCGGAATCGGCTCGGCTGCACGCAACGGAGTTCTGATCAAAGGCGGCTTATATCTGGAGGAACTGGGGAAATTAAAAGGAATTGCCTTTGACAAGACCGGAACTTTGACAAAAGGCAAACCTGTTGTCATGGATTGGGATACCACAAGCTCACGTTCGAAGCTGGAGATCCTTACACTTGCCGCAATGCTGGAAAGAGGTTCGGAACACCCGCTTGCCGGCGCGATTCTCGCCAAAGCGGATGCCATGGGTGTCAGTTCCCCGCAAATGGCGGAAACCATGCAAATCCTTGTCGGCAAAGGCGCATCTGGCAGGATCGACGGCAAAACCTATTATATCGGCAATGTCCGTTTGTTCCATGACCTGCATATCGATTTGTCGACCGTTCAGGAGGAAATCAACCGGATCCAGGCACAAGGCCAAACCTTGATGCTGCTGGGGGATGAATACGAGATTCTTGGCTGGATCGCTGTCTCGGACCAGGTACGTGAACAAAGCGCCGCTGCAATTCAAGCGCTGCATCATTTAGGCATTCAACAGATCGTCATGTTATCCGGCGACACACAGCAAACGGCCCGTGCCATTGCGGAACGTGTAGGCATTCGGGAGTATTACGGAGAAATGCTTCCGGAACAGAAGCTGGAAAAACTGAAGAAGTTGCTGCAAACACAAAAAAAGGTGGCAATGGTCGGCGATGGGATCAATGACGCTCCGGCACTCGCAGCCGCCACTGTCGGAATCTCCATCGGGAAAGCGGGAACGGACGTTGCGCTGGAAACTGCAGACGTCGCATTGATGTCGGACGATGTATCCAGGATACCATATGCCATTGCATTAGGCAGAAAGGCGCTTGGCATTATCAAACAAAATATTTTCTTGGCTTTGGCACTGAAGACCATTGCCGTATTGCTGGTATTCCCAGGCTGGCTGACACTTTGGTTTGCAATCGTTTCGGATATGGGGGCAACACTGCTCGTCACGTTAAACGGCTGGCGCTTGCTGCGATCCCGGCCATAA
- a CDS encoding YIEGIA domain-containing protein — protein MKALVLTTPHIYLIVIAIIGGTLARIATLREDYRQYPSFPNGYLNQAVFGFVASTLGAVAIPALMANNFTAVTFLTLALTQFQNVRKLELNSLQLLEETEYTKRGNAYIDGIAKTFEARNYISLLVAIAIGICMEVLEHKSILLRILVSIIAGLAVFFGLTRFSRGKRIGDIAEVRQGEILIKNGELYVDTIFVSNRIGIERGQEMILNEGMAVVVYPKSQHYRIALDNFGQRQAILFEITRSLGVKRYHYTRKNYEDGRIVFFVVPILHDIETMIQVVRHTPVLESIKKTHLFLRKWEEEHVRH, from the coding sequence GTGAAAGCACTTGTATTGACAACTCCACACATCTATCTGATTGTCATCGCGATCATTGGCGGTACACTTGCCCGAATCGCTACACTTCGGGAAGATTACCGGCAATACCCCTCTTTTCCAAACGGATATTTGAATCAGGCAGTGTTTGGGTTTGTAGCCTCCACATTAGGCGCAGTGGCCATTCCTGCCCTCATGGCGAACAATTTTACAGCCGTTACATTTCTGACTCTTGCATTGACGCAATTTCAAAACGTAAGAAAATTGGAATTGAACAGTCTGCAACTTTTAGAAGAAACGGAATATACGAAACGGGGAAATGCGTACATAGACGGCATTGCCAAAACGTTTGAAGCAAGAAATTACATTTCCCTGCTGGTTGCGATCGCAATCGGTATATGTATGGAAGTCTTGGAGCACAAAAGCATTCTGTTACGCATCCTTGTCAGCATCATTGCTGGTCTTGCCGTTTTCTTTGGATTGACCAGATTTTCAAGAGGAAAACGGATCGGAGACATCGCGGAAGTACGGCAAGGGGAGATTTTGATTAAAAACGGTGAATTATACGTCGATACTATATTTGTATCCAATCGGATTGGCATCGAACGTGGCCAGGAAATGATCCTGAATGAAGGAATGGCAGTTGTCGTATATCCCAAATCCCAACACTACCGGATCGCTCTTGATAACTTTGGCCAAAGACAAGCCATCCTGTTTGAAATCACGCGAAGTCTAGGTGTGAAACGCTACCATTATACGCGAAAAAATTATGAAGATGGACGCATTGTCTTTTTTGTTGTCCCGATTCTACATGATATCGAAACGATGATCCAAGTGGTTCGGCATACCCCGGTTCTGGAAAGCATCAAAAAAACGCATCTTTTTTTAAGAAAGTGGGAAGAAGAACATGTCCGGCATTAA
- a CDS encoding capping complex subunit for YIEGIA, with translation MSGINIYAIIATEAHDINIVNPGNSVLIRAKNEEEQQVIMREIALAVMGDVVKLSNGMYMIITAVR, from the coding sequence ATGTCCGGCATTAACATTTATGCGATCATTGCTACCGAAGCGCATGATATCAATATCGTGAATCCTGGCAATTCTGTCTTGATACGCGCCAAAAATGAAGAAGAGCAACAGGTGATCATGCGGGAAATAGCTTTAGCCGTTATGGGCGATGTCGTAAAATTAAGCAATGGCATGTATATGATCATTACAGCCGTTCGTTAG
- a CDS encoding DUF2933 domain-containing protein → MNWSLLLLLACPLMMLFCMKGMFGGKKDGGSHGETKTSVVTQTDFNMMQIRMADLIEQNHNLMKEIQALKESSLQEQSYSNVVGLKDAKGRAQQ, encoded by the coding sequence TTGAATTGGAGTTTGCTTTTGCTTTTGGCGTGCCCTTTAATGATGCTCTTTTGTATGAAGGGCATGTTTGGAGGGAAGAAGGATGGAGGATCTCATGGAGAGACAAAAACATCCGTTGTTACCCAAACGGATTTCAACATGATGCAAATCCGGATGGCTGATTTAATCGAACAAAATCACAACCTCATGAAGGAAATTCAAGCACTGAAAGAATCTTCCCTTCAGGAGCAATCGTACTCAAATGTTGTAGGTTTAAAGGATGCAAAAGGTCGCGCTCAGCAATGA
- the merA gene encoding mercury(II) reductase encodes MGNTYLQVRLEVQGMTCTGCEEHVEQALKSIGAVAAAANFRRNEATFQVSSSEAIEAAKQAIEKIGYHPGDAQILNEPKRSVSNTATMSNEDYEYDLLIIGSGGAAFSAAIQAVGRGAKVVMIERGIIGGTCVNIGCVPSKTMLRAGEINHLAHRNPFQGLQTSADPVNLKQLIEQKNQLVADLRQQKYVDLIAEYGFTLIHGEARFLDPQTVEVEGRQMTAKHFLIATGASPYIPEIPGLADIDYLTSTTALELQEVPKRLAVIGSGYIAMELGQLFRNLGSDVTLMQRSNRVLKSYDPEVSEAITQALTDQGIHMLTGVTFHKVEQQEHVKRVYVTANGSEQMIEADQILVAAGRQSNTKSLNLEAADVKIGERGEIVVDQTLCTTNPRIYAAGDVTMGPQFVYVAAYEGALVVENTIGGANKKLDLRTVPGVTFTNPSIATVGLTEEQAKADGFEVLTSVLPLDAVPRALVNRETTGVFKLVADAKTRKVLGAHIVAENAGDVIYAATLIIKFGLTIEDLRETLAPYLTMAEGIKLASLTFDRDVSKLSCCAG; translated from the coding sequence ATGGGAAATACATACTTACAAGTTCGGCTAGAGGTTCAAGGCATGACATGCACCGGTTGTGAAGAGCATGTGGAACAAGCGCTCAAGAGTATTGGAGCCGTGGCAGCAGCCGCAAACTTTAGGCGGAATGAAGCGACTTTCCAAGTATCGAGCTCAGAAGCTATTGAAGCAGCGAAACAAGCGATTGAAAAAATTGGATATCATCCAGGGGATGCGCAAATTCTCAATGAACCAAAGCGAAGTGTAAGCAATACTGCAACTATGTCTAATGAAGATTACGAGTATGATTTACTGATCATAGGATCCGGAGGAGCCGCTTTTTCGGCTGCGATCCAAGCGGTAGGACGCGGTGCAAAGGTCGTCATGATTGAACGTGGCATCATTGGCGGAACCTGTGTAAATATCGGATGTGTTCCTTCCAAAACAATGTTGCGTGCGGGGGAAATCAATCATCTTGCACATCGCAATCCGTTTCAGGGTCTGCAGACATCCGCCGATCCGGTAAATTTGAAACAATTGATCGAGCAAAAAAATCAATTGGTAGCGGATCTCCGCCAACAGAAATATGTCGATTTAATTGCAGAATACGGATTTACACTGATCCATGGGGAAGCACGGTTCCTCGATCCCCAAACGGTTGAAGTAGAGGGGAGACAGATGACGGCAAAGCATTTCCTGATCGCAACGGGTGCTTCACCGTACATACCCGAAATTCCAGGTCTTGCAGACATTGACTATCTGACAAGCACGACTGCATTGGAACTGCAAGAAGTTCCAAAACGGCTTGCCGTGATCGGTTCCGGATACATAGCGATGGAGTTGGGGCAACTCTTTCGCAATCTCGGATCGGATGTCACGTTGATGCAACGAAGCAATCGTGTGCTAAAATCCTATGATCCGGAAGTATCGGAAGCAATCACACAAGCGTTAACAGACCAAGGCATTCACATGCTAACGGGGGTCACGTTCCATAAAGTCGAACAGCAGGAGCATGTCAAACGTGTATATGTAACGGCAAACGGCAGCGAACAGATGATCGAAGCCGATCAAATTCTTGTAGCTGCAGGCCGACAATCGAATACAAAATCTTTGAACCTTGAAGCTGCTGATGTAAAAATAGGCGAGCGCGGAGAAATTGTAGTCGATCAAACATTATGCACGACAAATCCGCGAATTTACGCCGCAGGGGATGTCACGATGGGACCACAGTTCGTATATGTAGCAGCTTATGAGGGAGCACTCGTCGTCGAAAATACAATTGGCGGTGCAAACAAAAAGCTGGATCTTCGGACCGTTCCAGGCGTTACATTTACCAATCCATCCATTGCGACCGTCGGACTGACGGAAGAACAAGCGAAAGCAGACGGATTCGAAGTTTTGACATCCGTTCTGCCGCTGGATGCTGTACCAAGAGCACTTGTCAACCGGGAGACAACAGGCGTATTCAAGCTCGTGGCAGATGCAAAAACCAGAAAAGTACTCGGTGCTCACATCGTTGCTGAAAATGCCGGGGATGTGATCTACGCTGCCACACTGATTATAAAATTCGGACTTACCATTGAAGACTTGCGGGAAACGCTGGCCCCTTATTTAACAATGGCTGAGGGGATCAAACTTGCCTCGCTTACATTTGACAGGGACGTGTCGAAATTATCGTGCTGTGCAGGGTAA
- a CDS encoding cytochrome c biogenesis CcdA family protein, whose translation MNGQAAFILTAGIMAAFNPCGIAMLPSYIAYLLGGKKRRAIDGLWAGLFMTSGFLLVFLIVGSISMIFAYILGKVVAWIAFCIGILFLVSGSFMLFGKSGLSFHFGGNWKLKKESNVSLFLYGVAYALGSLGCTLPLFSVLILSSFHSTSGFANGMLNFFLYAIGMGLVVTTISFVSTLSQQMMIKFVRSSAKWMGKVSGVITLATGVYLVLYWIPFLPIHA comes from the coding sequence GTGAATGGGCAAGCGGCGTTTATTTTGACTGCCGGTATCATGGCTGCTTTTAATCCCTGCGGAATCGCCATGCTGCCATCTTACATTGCGTATTTGTTGGGCGGCAAAAAAAGACGGGCAATCGATGGTCTGTGGGCAGGTTTGTTCATGACATCCGGATTTTTGCTTGTATTTTTAATAGTAGGATCGATTTCCATGATATTCGCATACATATTGGGAAAAGTCGTTGCATGGATTGCCTTTTGTATCGGAATCCTATTTCTTGTTTCCGGAAGTTTCATGCTATTTGGAAAATCCGGTTTATCCTTTCATTTCGGCGGGAACTGGAAATTAAAAAAAGAATCGAACGTATCGCTGTTTCTTTATGGTGTTGCCTATGCGCTCGGATCGCTCGGCTGTACGTTGCCGTTATTCTCTGTTTTGATTTTATCGTCGTTTCATTCTACTAGTGGATTTGCAAATGGGATGTTGAATTTCTTTCTGTATGCGATCGGCATGGGACTTGTTGTCACAACAATCTCTTTTGTTTCAACGCTTTCTCAGCAAATGATGATCAAGTTCGTTCGTTCCAGCGCCAAATGGATGGGAAAAGTAAGCGGCGTGATTACATTGGCTACAGGAGTTTACTTGGTCCTATATTGGATCCCTTTTTTACCAATACATGCGTAA
- a CDS encoding TlpA family protein disulfide reductase yields MKRILIVMILIVAVAGIGFASSKFIHRASSATTQPAKQTATKQTDAKTQQQQAVSVSNLSMTDINGKPVKIDPNKLTVLHFMVTSCSTCLPTEETLTKFQNQNNVQLISIDVDPQNDNADSIQTFKKATGATWPYVMDTNQSLIQQFHITELDTVIVLHHGQVIYKGVAPSSADLKKVLA; encoded by the coding sequence ATGAAACGAATCTTAATCGTTATGATCCTGATAGTGGCTGTAGCAGGTATTGGATTTGCATCTTCCAAATTTATACATCGAGCCTCATCTGCCACAACACAACCGGCAAAACAGACAGCAACAAAGCAAACAGATGCAAAAACACAACAGCAGCAGGCAGTGTCAGTTTCAAATCTATCCATGACAGATATCAATGGGAAACCTGTGAAAATCGATCCAAACAAACTGACAGTTCTCCATTTTATGGTCACCTCTTGTTCTACATGTCTTCCAACTGAAGAAACATTAACAAAGTTTCAAAATCAAAACAACGTACAGCTTATCTCGATTGACGTGGATCCGCAAAACGACAACGCGGACAGTATCCAAACTTTTAAAAAAGCGACCGGTGCCACTTGGCCCTATGTCATGGATACGAATCAAAGCCTGATACAGCAGTTCCATATTACAGAACTTGATACCGTGATCGTGCTTCATCATGGCCAGGTGATTTATAAAGGTGTTGCTCCCTCCAGTGCAGATCTGAAGAAGGTGTTGGCGTGA
- a CDS encoding ArsR/SmtB family transcription factor, with protein MEKPVQQDTAIQTDLYAKFFHGLSNPTRFRIIEILLDGEKNVGQLVEMLGQSQSQVSNQLACLKWCGYVTSRQEGKYVLYRISDERVRTILDLAKSIVADNAEHIRCCTRM; from the coding sequence TTGGAAAAACCAGTACAACAAGATACGGCGATTCAAACAGATCTATACGCGAAATTCTTCCATGGATTATCGAATCCGACCAGGTTTCGCATCATTGAAATTCTGCTGGATGGTGAAAAGAATGTCGGACAACTCGTGGAGATGCTGGGCCAGTCGCAAAGTCAGGTTTCCAATCAGCTTGCATGCTTGAAGTGGTGCGGTTATGTGACTTCCAGACAAGAAGGAAAGTATGTGCTCTATCGAATTTCCGATGAACGGGTTCGAACCATTCTAGATCTGGCAAAAAGCATTGTAGCGGATAATGCGGAGCACATCCGTTGCTGTACAAGAATGTAA
- a CDS encoding YnfA family protein, whose amino-acid sequence MLRATILFFLAGLSEIGGGYLIWQWLRNGKPLWIGALGGIVMVLYGVIATFQEFSFGKAYAAYGGVFIVLAVLWGWIIDKRSPDVNEWIGSFICLIGVAVMLWTTHK is encoded by the coding sequence TTGCTGCGAGCAACCATTTTATTTTTCTTAGCCGGTCTTTCCGAAATTGGCGGGGGATATCTCATTTGGCAATGGCTGCGAAACGGAAAGCCATTATGGATCGGAGCGCTTGGCGGAATCGTGATGGTCTTGTACGGAGTCATCGCCACCTTTCAGGAATTCTCTTTTGGAAAGGCATATGCTGCATATGGCGGGGTCTTTATTGTATTGGCGGTTCTTTGGGGATGGATCATAGACAAACGGTCACCTGATGTAAATGAGTGGATCGGATCGTTCATCTGTTTAATCGGGGTAGCCGTTATGTTATGGACGACTCATAAGTAG